A window from Methylococcus mesophilus encodes these proteins:
- the metG gene encoding methionine--tRNA ligase — protein MTSPRKILVTSALPYANGPIHLGHLVEYIQTDIWVRFQKMRGHDCRYVCADDTHGTPIMLRAEREGITPEELIARVHGEHLRDFTGFHIEFDNYYSTHSEETRVHAAEIYGRLKDRGLIESRAIEQYFDPVKEMFLPDRFIKGECPKCHAKDQYGDSCEVCGTTYSPTDLINPYSAVSGAAPVRKESVHYFFKLGECAEFLKAWTRSGTLQTEAANKLNEWFEAGLSDWDISRDAPYFGFEIPDAPGKYFYVWLDAPIGYMGSFQNLCDKTPPLPLGQVRRERIWMDEVHPEGSRQDSLESLGRGEGKLDFAEYWKKDSGAELYHFIGKDILYFHALFWPAMLEHSDFRTPTRIFAHGFLTVNGEKMSKSRGTFITAQSYLEQGLNPEWLRYYYACKLNGTMEDIDLSLEDFVARVNSDLVGKYINIASRTAGFLTKRFEGRVLPLAGEEFTPEEWSISQELEQAAAAIEALYEERDYGKAIREIMRLADRVNQYVNDTKPWEVAKDSSQELRLHMICSASIRFFCLLSAYLKPILPHTTARIEKELLGSTVEFSWSNLSYFPLEEIQPYQHLMTRIDPKQIDALVEANRQSLQASAVTPEPHSQVRHAEHQQHAAVPPSPSGRGVGGEGHHGALTVPEDLLAHARELRKNPTDAEALMWNLLRDRRIANAKFRRQHPLTLGDRRYILDFFCPEAALCIEIDGSQHAEQVHYDTERTRTLAAHGIRVLRFWNNEVLTQTESVAEAVWLALTSAESALTPGPSPKGRGEQSPEGETISIDDFAKVDLRVARIANAEHVEGADKLLKLTLDLGGETRTVFAGIKSAYAPETLIGRLTVMVANLAPRKMKFGLSEGMVLAAGPGGGDIFILSPDEGAQPGMKVK, from the coding sequence ATGACCAGCCCGCGAAAAATCCTCGTCACCAGCGCTCTTCCCTACGCCAACGGCCCGATCCACCTGGGCCATCTGGTCGAATACATCCAGACCGACATCTGGGTTCGCTTCCAGAAGATGCGCGGACACGACTGCCGCTACGTCTGCGCTGACGACACCCACGGCACGCCCATCATGCTGCGGGCCGAGCGGGAGGGGATCACGCCGGAGGAACTGATCGCCCGCGTCCACGGCGAGCATCTGCGCGACTTCACCGGTTTCCACATCGAGTTCGACAACTACTATTCGACCCATTCCGAGGAGACCCGAGTTCATGCTGCCGAGATCTACGGCAGGCTCAAGGACCGCGGACTGATCGAATCGCGGGCGATCGAGCAGTACTTCGACCCCGTCAAGGAAATGTTCCTGCCCGACCGTTTCATCAAGGGCGAATGTCCCAAGTGCCACGCCAAGGACCAGTACGGCGACTCCTGCGAAGTCTGCGGTACCACCTATTCGCCCACCGACCTGATCAACCCCTACTCCGCGGTATCTGGCGCCGCGCCGGTGCGCAAGGAGTCGGTACATTACTTCTTCAAGCTGGGCGAATGCGCCGAGTTCCTGAAAGCCTGGACCCGCTCCGGCACCCTGCAGACCGAGGCCGCCAATAAACTCAACGAATGGTTCGAGGCCGGCCTTTCCGACTGGGATATTTCCCGCGATGCGCCGTATTTCGGCTTCGAGATCCCCGACGCACCGGGCAAGTATTTCTACGTCTGGCTGGATGCGCCGATCGGCTACATGGGGAGTTTCCAGAACCTGTGCGACAAGACTCCCCCTCTCCCTTTGGGACAAGTCCGTCGGGAGCGGATTTGGATGGACGAAGTCCACCCGGAGGGTTCCAGGCAGGACAGCCTGGAATCACTGGGCCGGGGTGAGGGGAAACTCGATTTCGCGGAATACTGGAAAAAGGATTCAGGGGCCGAGCTATACCATTTCATCGGCAAGGACATCCTCTATTTCCACGCCCTGTTCTGGCCGGCCATGCTGGAACATTCCGATTTCCGCACCCCGACCAGAATCTTCGCCCACGGCTTCCTGACCGTGAACGGCGAGAAAATGTCCAAGTCGCGCGGCACTTTCATCACCGCCCAGAGCTATCTCGAGCAGGGTCTCAATCCCGAATGGCTGCGCTATTACTACGCCTGCAAGCTGAACGGCACGATGGAGGACATCGACCTCAGTCTGGAAGACTTCGTCGCCCGGGTGAACAGTGATTTGGTGGGGAAGTACATCAATATCGCCAGCCGGACGGCGGGGTTTTTAACCAAGCGCTTTGAAGGCCGGGTTTTACCGTTGGCTGGGGAGGAATTTACGCCAGAGGAGTGGTCGATTAGCCAGGAATTGGAGCAAGCGGCGGCAGCGATCGAAGCGCTTTACGAAGAAAGAGATTACGGTAAAGCCATCCGTGAAATCATGCGTTTGGCAGACCGGGTAAATCAGTACGTTAATGACACCAAGCCTTGGGAAGTAGCCAAAGACTCTTCTCAAGAACTCCGCTTACATATGATTTGCAGTGCCAGCATTCGTTTCTTTTGCTTGCTGAGCGCATATCTGAAGCCGATATTGCCCCATACAACTGCTCGTATCGAAAAAGAGTTGCTCGGTTCAACTGTGGAATTCAGTTGGAGTAATCTAAGTTATTTCCCACTAGAGGAAATCCAGCCCTACCAACACCTCATGACCCGCATCGATCCCAAACAAATCGATGCCCTGGTCGAAGCCAACCGCCAAAGCCTACAAGCCTCGGCGGTAACGCCGGAGCCGCATTCCCAGGTGCGCCATGCCGAACACCAGCAGCACGCCGCGGTTCCCCCCTCTCCCTCTGGGAGAGGGGTCGGGGGTGAGGGCCATCACGGCGCGCTGACGGTGCCCGAAGACCTGTTGGCGCATGCGCGGGAACTAAGAAAGAATCCGACCGATGCCGAGGCCCTGATGTGGAATCTATTGCGAGATCGCCGCATCGCCAATGCAAAATTCCGGCGGCAGCATCCTCTGACATTGGGGGACCGCCGCTACATTCTGGACTTCTTTTGTCCGGAAGCTGCGCTTTGTATCGAGATCGACGGAAGCCAGCATGCCGAGCAGGTGCACTACGATACGGAGCGGACAAGGACTTTGGCTGCGCATGGCATCCGGGTATTGCGCTTCTGGAACAACGAGGTGTTGACCCAGACGGAGTCTGTGGCCGAGGCCGTGTGGCTGGCTTTGACGTCAGCGGAAAGCGCCCTCACCCCTGGCCCCTCTCCCAAAGGGAGAGGGGAACAAAGCCCGGAAGGCGAGACGATTTCCATCGACGACTTCGCCAAGGTCGACCTGCGCGTCGCCCGCATCGCCAATGCCGAGCATGTCGAGGGCGCGGACAAGCTGCTGAAGCTGACGCTGGACCTGGGCGGCGAGACCCGCACGGTGTTCGCCGGTATCAAGTCGGCCTACGCGCCGGAGACCCTGATCGGGCGGTTGACTGTGATGGTCGCCAACCTGGCGCCGCGCAAGATGAAGTTCGGCCTGTCGGAAGGCATGGTGCTGGCGGCGGGGCCGGGCGGTGGCGACATCTTCATCCTGTCGCCGGATGAAGGCGCCCAGCCCGGCATGAAGGTCAAGTAG
- the glmS gene encoding glutamine--fructose-6-phosphate transaminase (isomerizing), giving the protein MCGIVGAVAHRNVTPVLLEGLRRLEYRGYDSAGIAVIAGDGSLERVRRPGKLRELESALESALVEGETGIAHTRWATHGVPSERNAHPHVCRERVAVVHNGIIENHEALRRQLQQKGYEFLSETDTEVVVNQIHDFLEQGFPLLEAVRATVGVLEGAYAIGVVSTCDPGRLIAARKGSPLVVGLGESENFIASDVFALVGETQRFVFLEEGDLAELTTESVRVYGKDGGRVERPVHETRLAPDSVERGEYRHYMQKEIHEQPVAVEKTLSGRIHQGKVLSAAFGERAEAAFEHVRAVQIVACGTSYHAGKVARYWFEALAGLPCSVEVASEFRYRRQVVQPGTLFVTISQSGETADTLAALKAAKELGYAHTLAICNVPESSIVRESDSCLMTRAGPEIGVASTKAFTTQLTALLLLVLALGRRHALAAEQEAKIVRELETLPAQIRHVLQLEDEIAAWAELFGEKHHALYLGRGAQYPVAMEGALKLKEISYIHAEAYPAGELKHGPLALIDNEMPVVAVAPNNELLEKLKSNLQEVQARGGELYVFADAEAPIENVPGVRILRVAETDEVVAPIVYSVPLQLLAYHVALIKGTDVDQPRNLAKSVTVE; this is encoded by the coding sequence ATGTGCGGAATAGTCGGCGCGGTGGCGCACCGCAATGTCACCCCAGTCCTGCTGGAAGGCCTGCGGCGACTGGAATACCGCGGCTACGATTCCGCCGGCATCGCCGTGATTGCCGGGGACGGTTCGCTGGAGCGGGTGCGCCGCCCCGGCAAGCTGCGGGAGCTGGAGTCCGCACTCGAATCCGCCCTGGTCGAAGGCGAAACCGGCATCGCTCATACCCGCTGGGCCACCCACGGCGTGCCGTCCGAACGCAACGCCCATCCGCATGTCTGCCGCGAGCGGGTCGCCGTGGTCCACAACGGCATTATCGAGAACCACGAGGCGCTGCGGCGGCAGCTCCAGCAGAAGGGGTACGAGTTCCTGTCGGAGACCGACACCGAAGTCGTCGTCAACCAGATCCACGACTTCCTGGAACAGGGGTTCCCGCTGTTGGAGGCAGTGCGCGCCACCGTCGGCGTCCTGGAAGGCGCTTATGCCATTGGCGTTGTCAGCACTTGCGATCCGGGCCGGCTGATAGCCGCCCGCAAGGGCAGTCCCTTGGTGGTCGGCTTGGGCGAAAGCGAAAACTTCATCGCTTCCGACGTTTTCGCCCTGGTCGGCGAAACGCAGCGCTTCGTCTTCCTGGAAGAGGGCGACCTCGCCGAACTGACCACCGAGTCGGTCCGGGTTTACGGCAAGGATGGCGGCAGGGTCGAGCGCCCGGTCCACGAGACCCGGCTGGCGCCGGATTCGGTGGAGCGCGGTGAATACCGCCATTACATGCAGAAGGAAATCCACGAGCAGCCGGTCGCGGTCGAAAAGACCCTGAGCGGCCGCATCCATCAGGGCAAGGTGCTGTCTGCCGCATTCGGCGAGCGGGCCGAGGCCGCGTTCGAGCACGTCCGGGCGGTGCAGATCGTCGCCTGCGGCACCAGCTACCACGCCGGCAAGGTGGCGCGTTACTGGTTCGAGGCCTTGGCCGGCCTGCCCTGCAGCGTGGAGGTTGCCAGCGAATTCCGCTACCGCCGGCAGGTCGTGCAGCCCGGCACCCTGTTCGTCACCATTTCCCAGTCCGGCGAGACCGCCGACACGCTGGCGGCGCTGAAAGCCGCCAAGGAACTCGGCTATGCGCATACCCTGGCCATCTGCAACGTGCCGGAAAGCTCGATCGTGCGAGAATCGGACTCCTGCCTGATGACGCGGGCCGGCCCGGAAATCGGGGTGGCCTCGACCAAGGCTTTCACCACCCAGCTGACCGCCCTGCTGCTCCTGGTGCTGGCGCTGGGCCGGCGCCATGCCTTGGCCGCCGAACAGGAAGCGAAGATCGTCCGCGAGCTGGAGACCCTGCCTGCGCAGATCCGGCATGTTCTGCAACTCGAAGACGAAATCGCGGCCTGGGCCGAGCTGTTCGGCGAGAAGCACCACGCCCTCTATCTCGGCCGCGGCGCCCAGTATCCGGTCGCCATGGAAGGTGCGCTCAAGCTCAAGGAAATCTCCTACATCCACGCGGAAGCCTATCCGGCGGGCGAGCTCAAGCACGGGCCGCTGGCGCTCATCGACAACGAGATGCCAGTGGTCGCCGTCGCGCCCAACAACGAGCTGCTGGAAAAGCTCAAGTCGAACCTGCAGGAAGTCCAGGCGCGCGGCGGCGAACTCTACGTGTTCGCCGATGCCGAAGCGCCGATCGAAAACGTGCCCGGCGTCAGGATCCTCAGGGTGGCGGAGACCGACGAAGTCGTCGCGCCGATCGTCTACAGCGTGCCGCTGCAGCTCCTCGCCTACCACGTCGCCCTGATCAAGGGCACGGACGTCGACCAGCCGCGCAATCTCGCCAAGTCGGTGACGGTGGAGTGA
- a CDS encoding multifunctional CCA addition/repair protein, giving the protein MKAFLVGGAVRDRLLGLPVRERDWVVVGESPEAMIARGFRPVGRDFPVFLHPETHEEYALARTERKTAPGYRGFVVHAEPDVTLEQDLERRDLTINAMAETPDGRLVDPFGGRRDLDARLLRHVSPAFAEDPVRILRVARFTARLTPLGFRVAPETLVEMRRMVEAGEVDALVPERVWAELGKALAEPAPSSFFRTLRDCGALERLFPEIERLFGVPQPPQHHPEIDTGVHTLMVLDQAARLTADPSARFAALTHDLGKALTPPELWPSHRGHERLGLDALNALCDRFRAPNAYRRLAEKVMRYHGLCHRAAELRTSTLVDLLDRLGALKRQDDTLELFLLACEADARGRTGFEDRPYPQADWLRQARRAAVEVDSRALLEQQLKGPAFGQALRRVRIAAVRRLKADRQAPA; this is encoded by the coding sequence AGGCCGCGACTTCCCGGTGTTCCTGCACCCGGAAACCCACGAGGAGTATGCCCTCGCCCGCACCGAGCGCAAGACCGCGCCCGGCTACCGCGGTTTCGTGGTGCATGCCGAGCCCGACGTCACCCTGGAGCAGGACCTGGAACGGCGCGACCTCACCATCAACGCGATGGCGGAAACGCCGGACGGTCGGCTCGTCGATCCCTTCGGCGGCCGGCGCGACCTGGACGCGCGGCTGCTGCGGCACGTTTCGCCCGCCTTCGCCGAAGATCCGGTGCGCATCCTGCGCGTTGCCCGCTTCACGGCCCGGCTGACGCCGCTCGGTTTCCGCGTGGCGCCGGAAACCCTGGTGGAAATGCGGCGCATGGTCGAGGCCGGCGAGGTCGACGCCCTGGTTCCGGAACGGGTCTGGGCCGAGCTCGGCAAGGCCCTGGCCGAACCGGCGCCCTCGTCCTTCTTCCGGACCCTGCGCGACTGCGGGGCGCTGGAACGGCTGTTCCCGGAAATCGAGCGGCTGTTCGGGGTACCCCAGCCGCCGCAGCATCACCCGGAGATCGACACCGGCGTGCACACCCTGATGGTGCTCGACCAAGCGGCACGGCTGACCGCCGACCCTTCCGCTCGCTTCGCCGCCCTGACCCACGACCTCGGCAAGGCGCTCACGCCGCCGGAACTCTGGCCCAGCCATCGCGGCCACGAGCGCCTCGGCCTCGACGCCCTGAACGCGCTGTGCGACCGCTTCCGCGCGCCCAACGCCTACCGCCGGCTGGCGGAGAAGGTGATGCGCTACCATGGCCTCTGCCACCGCGCGGCGGAACTGCGCACCTCGACCCTGGTGGATCTGCTGGACCGGCTGGGCGCGCTCAAGCGTCAGGACGACACACTGGAACTGTTCCTGCTTGCCTGCGAGGCGGACGCCAGAGGAAGGACCGGCTTCGAGGACCGGCCCTATCCCCAGGCTGACTGGCTGCGGCAGGCGCGGCGCGCCGCCGTCGAAGTCGACAGTCGCGCGCTGCTGGAGCAGCAGCTGAAAGGCCCGGCGTTCGGCCAGGCCCTGCGGCGTGTGCGCATCGCCGCCGTGCGGCGCCTCAAGGCCGACCGGCAGGCGCCGGCCTAA
- a CDS encoding adenosylmethionine--8-amino-7-oxononanoate transaminase: MTSANREWMDRDLAVLWHPCSQMKDHESLPLIPIRRGEGVWLEDFDGKCYLDAISSWWVNLFGHCHPAINAALADQLGRLEQVIFAGFSHEPGIRLAERLVDLTPPGLERCFYADNGSAAVEVALKMSFHYWRNLGRHGKTRFVTLENSYHGETLGALAVGDVPLYKETYRPLLMEALVAPSPDAYGREPGETEAGYAERRFRDMLEILERGADEICAVIVEPLVQCAGGMRMYDPLYLRLLREACDRLGIHLIADEIAVGFGRTGSLFACEQAGISPDFLCLSKGLTGGYLPLAAVLTRPEIYAAFYDDYGTQKAFLHSHSYTGNPLACRAALATLELFDETDVLGRNRELARCMADATERFQEHPHVAEVRQRGMILAIEMVKDKATRESYPWKERRGLRVYRRALERGVLLRPLGHVIYFMPPYVITPEQIRFMAEVAWEGLLVATED; encoded by the coding sequence ATGACATCCGCCAACCGCGAATGGATGGATCGCGATCTCGCGGTGCTTTGGCATCCGTGCAGCCAGATGAAGGACCACGAGTCGCTGCCGCTGATCCCGATCCGGCGCGGCGAGGGTGTCTGGCTGGAGGATTTCGACGGCAAGTGCTACCTGGACGCGATCAGCTCCTGGTGGGTCAACCTGTTCGGCCACTGCCATCCCGCGATCAACGCCGCGCTGGCCGACCAGCTCGGGCGGCTGGAGCAGGTGATCTTCGCCGGTTTCAGCCACGAGCCGGGCATCCGGCTGGCGGAGCGGCTGGTAGACCTCACCCCGCCGGGGCTGGAGCGCTGCTTCTACGCCGACAACGGCTCGGCGGCGGTCGAGGTGGCCCTGAAGATGAGCTTCCACTATTGGCGCAACCTGGGCCGCCATGGCAAGACCCGCTTCGTCACCCTGGAAAACAGCTATCACGGGGAGACCCTGGGCGCTCTGGCGGTGGGCGACGTCCCGCTGTACAAGGAGACCTACCGGCCTCTGCTGATGGAGGCCTTGGTTGCGCCCAGCCCCGACGCCTACGGACGCGAGCCGGGGGAGACCGAAGCCGGCTACGCCGAGCGGCGCTTCCGCGACATGCTGGAAATTCTGGAGCGGGGCGCCGATGAAATCTGCGCCGTGATCGTTGAGCCGCTGGTGCAATGCGCCGGCGGCATGCGCATGTACGACCCGCTCTATCTCCGTTTGCTGCGCGAGGCCTGCGACCGGCTCGGTATCCATCTCATCGCCGACGAGATCGCAGTCGGTTTCGGCCGCACCGGCAGCTTGTTCGCCTGCGAGCAGGCCGGGATCAGCCCGGACTTTCTGTGCCTGTCCAAGGGACTCACCGGCGGTTATCTGCCGCTGGCGGCGGTGCTGACACGCCCGGAAATCTACGCGGCTTTCTACGACGACTACGGCACGCAGAAGGCTTTCCTGCATTCCCACAGCTACACCGGCAACCCGCTGGCCTGCCGGGCGGCTCTGGCGACGCTGGAGCTGTTCGATGAGACGGACGTTCTGGGGCGGAACCGCGAACTGGCGCGCTGCATGGCGGATGCCACGGAGCGTTTCCAGGAACATCCCCATGTCGCCGAAGTCCGCCAGCGCGGCATGATCCTGGCAATCGAGATGGTGAAGGACAAGGCGACCCGTGAATCCTATCCCTGGAAGGAACGGCGCGGCCTGCGGGTCTACCGCCGCGCGCTGGAGCGGGGCGTGCTGCTGCGCCCTCTGGGCCATGTGATTTATTTCATGCCGCCTTATGTCATCACCCCCGAGCAGATTCGCTTCATGGCGGAGGTGGCCTGGGAAGGCCTGCTGGTGGCGACGGAGGACTGA
- a CDS encoding CopD family protein: MMLLALVLHVLSAVLWVGGMFFAHQVLRPVAAGLLQAPERLRLWNAVFARFFPWVKGAIVLLFLTGFGLIHAYGGFGQVGWPVHLMLLIAITMTVIFGVIYARPYKALKAAVAAEDWAMGTEALSVIRRLVGINLVLGLITVAVASGGSFLPI, from the coding sequence ATGATGTTACTGGCACTCGTACTGCATGTTCTTTCCGCCGTCCTCTGGGTCGGCGGCATGTTCTTCGCCCATCAGGTTTTGCGCCCCGTCGCCGCAGGCTTGCTGCAGGCGCCGGAACGGCTGCGGCTGTGGAACGCGGTGTTTGCGCGCTTCTTTCCCTGGGTCAAGGGCGCCATCGTGCTGCTGTTCCTCACCGGCTTCGGGTTGATCCATGCCTATGGCGGCTTCGGGCAGGTGGGGTGGCCGGTGCATCTGATGCTGCTCATCGCCATCACCATGACCGTGATTTTCGGGGTGATCTACGCTAGGCCGTACAAGGCGCTGAAAGCCGCGGTGGCCGCGGAGGACTGGGCGATGGGGACGGAAGCCTTGAGCGTGATCCGCCGTCTGGTCGGCATCAATCTGGTGCTCGGATTGATCACCGTGGCGGTGGCGAGCGGCGGAAGTTTCCTGCCGATTTGA
- a CDS encoding phosphoribosylaminoimidazolesuccinocarboxamide synthase → MTAPETLFESSLSSLRLKARGKVRDIYEAGDDLMLIVTTDRLSAFDVILPDPIPGKGRVLTHVSRFWFDRLKDRVPNHLSGTPLEAVLPDTAERERVEGRAMVVKRLKPLPVEAVVRGYLIGSGWKDYQRGGAVCGIALPPGLQQAERLPEALFTPSTKAEMGSHDENIGFDQVVGLIGRELAEQMREVALGLYREAAAYALERGIIIADTKFEFGVDEAGVLHWIDEALTPDSSRFWPADSYRPGISPPSFDKQFVRDYLETLDWDKKPPAPHLPADILARTAEKYREAERRLTGV, encoded by the coding sequence ATGACCGCCCCTGAGACATTGTTCGAATCCAGCCTGTCTTCACTGCGACTCAAAGCGCGGGGAAAAGTGCGTGATATCTACGAGGCCGGCGACGATCTGATGCTGATCGTCACGACGGACCGACTGTCGGCGTTCGACGTCATTTTACCCGACCCCATTCCCGGCAAGGGCCGGGTGCTCACCCATGTCTCGCGATTCTGGTTCGACCGCTTGAAGGACCGGGTGCCCAACCACCTTTCCGGGACGCCGCTGGAGGCGGTGTTGCCCGACACGGCCGAGCGCGAGCGGGTCGAGGGCCGGGCCATGGTGGTCAAGCGCCTCAAGCCGTTGCCGGTGGAAGCGGTAGTGCGGGGTTATCTCATCGGCTCGGGCTGGAAGGACTACCAGCGCGGCGGCGCCGTCTGCGGCATCGCGCTGCCGCCGGGGCTGCAGCAGGCCGAGCGGCTGCCGGAAGCGCTGTTCACCCCGTCCACCAAGGCCGAAATGGGCTCGCACGACGAAAACATCGGGTTCGACCAGGTGGTCGGCCTCATCGGGCGGGAACTGGCCGAACAGATGCGCGAGGTGGCCTTGGGGCTGTACCGGGAAGCGGCGGCCTATGCGCTGGAGCGCGGCATCATCATCGCCGACACCAAGTTCGAATTCGGGGTGGACGAGGCTGGCGTGCTGCACTGGATCGACGAGGCGTTGACGCCGGATTCCTCGCGGTTCTGGCCGGCCGACAGCTACCGCCCCGGGATCAGCCCGCCGAGCTTCGACAAGCAGTTCGTGCGCGATTACCTGGAGACGCTGGACTGGGACAAAAAGCCTCCGGCGCCGCATCTGCCCGCGGACATCCTGGCTCGCACCGCGGAGAAATACCGGGAGGCGGAGCGGCGGCTGACCGGGGTTTAG
- a CDS encoding 16S rRNA (uracil(1498)-N(3))-methyltransferase: MRISRLYLPVPMETGAEIALDEERAHYLRTVLRLKRGFDLTVFNGEGGEFAARIVACHREEVSLTVGEYRPVDRESWLGVHLGLGISRGERMDLAIQKAVELGVGAITPLFTERCVVQLDPERKAQRLEHWRRVVWAACEQSGRNRVPEVLEPRSLEAWLPVAAGLKIFLDPHAASGLRALDPPVGSVTLLSGPEGGFSDAERDAAVLAAFIPVRLGPRVLRTETAALAALAAIQTLWGDLAA, translated from the coding sequence ATGCGTATTTCCAGGCTTTATCTCCCGGTGCCGATGGAAACCGGCGCCGAAATCGCGCTGGACGAGGAGCGCGCCCATTATCTGCGCACGGTCCTGCGGCTCAAGCGCGGCTTCGATCTCACGGTGTTCAACGGCGAAGGCGGCGAATTCGCCGCGCGCATCGTCGCTTGCCATCGGGAGGAGGTGAGCCTGACGGTAGGCGAATATCGGCCGGTCGACCGGGAATCCTGGCTCGGTGTCCATCTCGGCTTAGGGATCTCGCGGGGCGAGCGCATGGACCTGGCCATCCAGAAGGCGGTGGAGCTGGGTGTCGGCGCGATCACCCCGCTGTTCACCGAGCGCTGTGTGGTCCAGCTCGACCCCGAACGCAAGGCGCAGCGGCTGGAGCACTGGCGCCGGGTGGTTTGGGCCGCCTGCGAGCAGAGCGGGCGCAACCGGGTGCCGGAAGTGCTGGAGCCGCGCTCCCTCGAGGCCTGGCTACCGGTCGCAGCGGGCCTCAAGATTTTTCTCGACCCTCATGCCGCCAGTGGCCTGCGGGCGCTGGATCCGCCCGTCGGCTCGGTGACCCTGCTGTCGGGACCGGAAGGCGGGTTCAGCGACGCCGAGCGCGATGCGGCGGTGTTGGCTGCGTTTATTCCCGTCCGGCTCGGCCCGCGTGTACTGCGCACCGAAACTGCCGCCCTGGCCGCGCTCGCGGCGATCCAGACCCTGTGGGGCGATCTGGCCGCTTGA
- the djlA gene encoding co-chaperone DjlA: MSWLGKLLGGTFGFLLGGPLGALLGAAIGHKLDGDKDKYAQIESDLSPGAQHRIQMAFFTATFSVMGHIARADGRVSEAEITVARTVMNRMDLSEGMRRTAIELFTRGKQPDFPLREAVEQFRKECHRRYALIRIFLEIQLEAAFADGPVNLAEERVLIGICDQLRISRFEYHAMKGRLDAAIRFARAYQNSSYSGNRNMPSRRREDTLEDAYTMLGIKASAGADEIKRAYRKLISRHHPDKLVAKGMPEEMVRIANEKTQQIRKAYEVIAAARNL, from the coding sequence GTGAGCTGGCTCGGCAAACTCTTGGGGGGCACTTTCGGCTTTCTGCTCGGGGGCCCGCTGGGCGCCTTGCTGGGCGCCGCCATCGGCCACAAGCTGGACGGAGACAAGGACAAGTATGCCCAGATCGAGTCGGATCTGTCGCCGGGCGCCCAGCACCGGATCCAGATGGCCTTCTTCACCGCCACGTTCTCCGTGATGGGCCACATCGCCAGGGCCGACGGTCGTGTGTCCGAGGCCGAAATCACCGTGGCGCGGACGGTGATGAACCGCATGGACCTGTCCGAAGGCATGCGCCGCACCGCCATCGAACTCTTCACCCGCGGCAAGCAGCCGGACTTCCCGCTGCGGGAAGCGGTCGAGCAGTTCCGCAAGGAATGCCACCGCCGCTACGCCCTGATCCGGATTTTTCTGGAAATCCAGCTCGAAGCCGCCTTCGCCGACGGCCCCGTCAATCTGGCCGAGGAACGTGTCCTGATCGGCATTTGCGACCAGCTCCGCATTTCCCGCTTCGAATATCACGCGATGAAGGGACGCCTGGATGCGGCGATACGCTTCGCCCGCGCCTATCAGAATTCCTCTTACAGCGGCAACCGGAACATGCCGTCGCGCCGCCGCGAGGATACGCTGGAGGACGCCTACACCATGCTCGGCATCAAGGCATCGGCCGGTGCCGACGAGATCAAGCGCGCCTACCGCAAGCTCATCAGCCGGCATCATCCGGACAAGCTGGTCGCCAAGGGGATGCCCGAGGAGATGGTGCGCATCGCCAACGAGAAGACCCAGCAGATCCGCAAGGCTTACGAGGTCATCGCGGCGGCGAGAAACCTCTGA